The Arvicola amphibius chromosome 11, mArvAmp1.2, whole genome shotgun sequence genome has a segment encoding these proteins:
- the C11H9orf152 gene encoding uncharacterized protein C9orf152 homolog gives MQMKGLACPCPALPNFLELGACLMAEGSRTQASGQGPPINVQFLRAQYEGLRRQQRTQAHLMVFPKEGTMLTPAESMTSAIWINKERKSSLSPDETDSEVEGTLEDVDRSCHQTPETPWHTYLEMHRLVQTLHLETSHQGNPKGYPAESETRLSPEGDPNVLENDQKTQPETEIAEVAQCQSQEGCGPLQAAGSSLQAGIQCLSPAKNLHRSGKPTHYPFPQRKLPRISQAARNLGLYGPP, from the exons ATGCAGATGAAAGGGTTGGCTTGCCCGTGCCCTGCCCTACCCAACTTCTTGGAACTGGGGGCCTGCTTGATGGCTGAGGGTTCCCGGACTCAGGCATCGGGTCAAGGGCCTCCTATCAACGTCCAGTTCCTCCGCGCCCAGTATGAAGGTCTGAGGAGACAGCAGAGGACCCAAGCCCACCTGATGGTATTTCCTAAAG AAGGGACCATGCTTACTCCAGCTGAATCAATGACGAGTGCCATTTGGATTAACAAGGAGAGAAAGAGCTCCCTGTCCCCAGATGAGACTGACTCGGAGGTTGAGGGGACGCTGGAGGACGTGGACAGGAGCTGCCATCAGACTCCCGAGACGCCTTGGCACACCTACCTAGAGATGCATCGCTTGGTTCAAACTCTCCATCTGGAAACCAGCCACCAAGGGAACCCCAAGGGCTACCCTGCGGAGTCAGAAACAAGGCTCTCTCCAGAGGGAGACCCTAATGTGCTGGAAAATGATCAGAAGACTCAGCCAGAAACCGAAATCGCAGAGGTGGCCCAGTGTCAAAGTCAGGAGGGCTGTGGCCCACTACAGGCAGCAGGCTCCAGTCTGCAAGCCGggatccagtgtctttctccagcAAAGAACCTACACAGGTCTGGAAAGCCGACTCATTACCCATTTCCCCAGAGGAAACTTCCCAGGATCTCCCAAGCTGCCCGGAACCTGGGCTTATATGGCCCACCCTGA